In Ferviditalea candida, the following are encoded in one genomic region:
- a CDS encoding SDR family oxidoreductase: MRRVALVTGSAKGLGVQTVLNLARTGHDIVITYRSSEELAHKLKQDTEAFGVKCAAISADVSSKEDCDRLISQSLSEMGRIDILINNAGPYIAERKKLTDYTDHEWELMLNGNLSSVFYLARRVLPLMRENHWGRIINFGFTQANEAPGWIYRSAYAAAKVGLVSLTKSMAQEEADTGITVNMVCPGDIRGIYKEMTVQEAEAMAQETCSDPTIRPCTGEDIAKVILFLCSENSGGLNGNIIEINGGLTLQQLIDKHGNETDSN, encoded by the coding sequence TTGAGAAGAGTCGCCTTGGTTACCGGAAGCGCCAAAGGCCTGGGAGTCCAAACCGTGCTTAACCTTGCCCGAACCGGCCACGATATCGTAATCACCTACCGCAGCAGTGAAGAGCTTGCCCATAAGCTGAAGCAGGATACTGAAGCATTTGGCGTCAAATGTGCCGCAATTTCCGCAGATGTCTCAAGCAAGGAAGATTGCGACCGCCTGATTTCACAATCGCTCTCGGAGATGGGACGGATCGATATTCTGATTAACAATGCCGGTCCTTATATTGCCGAACGCAAAAAGCTGACCGACTATACGGATCATGAATGGGAACTGATGCTGAACGGCAATTTGTCCTCCGTTTTTTATTTGGCTAGAAGAGTGCTGCCGCTGATGCGCGAGAATCATTGGGGACGGATTATTAATTTTGGTTTTACCCAGGCGAATGAAGCGCCGGGCTGGATTTACCGCTCCGCTTACGCTGCGGCGAAAGTCGGACTGGTCTCCTTAACCAAATCGATGGCCCAGGAAGAAGCGGATACCGGCATTACCGTAAATATGGTTTGTCCGGGGGATATTCGGGGAATCTATAAAGAAATGACGGTTCAAGAGGCGGAAGCGATGGCGCAGGAGACATGCTCTGATCCGACCATCCGGCCGTGCACGGGCGAGGATATTGCGAAGGTCATCCTGTTTCTATGCTCGGAGAATAGCGGTGGTTTGAACGGCAATATTATTGAGATTAACGGAGGACTCACACTCCAACAATTAATAGACAAACATGGGAATGAAACGGATTCAAATTGA
- a CDS encoding 2-phosphosulfolactate phosphatase, with amino-acid sequence MEISIYQFIEGAKKAQGLTVIIDVFRAFSVACYVVENGAKDIIPVGDLQTAYRLKSKHPEYILMGERGGRIQEGFDYGNSPTQVQHLDFKGKTVVHTTSAGTQGIVNAVNAEERITGSFVNIQAIIDYIRKQNPQKVSLVCMGWEGHEHADEDTLCAEYIKNALEGKTNDFSEIVHFLREESKTGRFLDLKGESTAPASDFDLCLSLDRFNFVLKVETEPASNGLLHLRKIPV; translated from the coding sequence ATGGAAATCAGCATTTATCAATTTATTGAAGGTGCCAAGAAAGCCCAGGGCTTGACGGTCATCATCGATGTCTTCCGCGCTTTTTCGGTGGCGTGCTATGTTGTCGAGAACGGGGCGAAGGACATCATCCCCGTAGGGGATTTACAGACTGCCTATCGATTGAAGAGTAAGCACCCGGAGTATATTTTGATGGGAGAGCGTGGCGGCAGAATTCAAGAGGGCTTTGATTACGGCAATTCGCCTACCCAAGTTCAACATTTGGATTTTAAAGGGAAAACCGTTGTGCATACAACAAGCGCGGGAACGCAAGGGATCGTCAACGCGGTCAACGCGGAGGAACGGATTACCGGAAGCTTTGTCAACATCCAGGCGATCATCGATTATATCCGAAAGCAAAATCCGCAGAAGGTATCCCTGGTCTGCATGGGCTGGGAAGGCCATGAGCATGCTGACGAGGATACGCTTTGCGCGGAATATATTAAAAATGCGTTGGAAGGAAAAACCAATGATTTTTCAGAGATTGTCCATTTTTTGCGCGAGGAGAGCAAAACCGGCAGGTTCCTTGATTTGAAAGGGGAGTCCACTGCTCCGGCAAGCGATTTTGATTTATGTTTAAGTTTGGATCGATTCAATTTCGTGTTGAAAGTGGAGACGGAACCCGCGTCAAACGGTTTGCTGCACTTGCGAAAGATTCCTGTATAG
- a CDS encoding cell wall hydrolase, producing MKQRIGFALLLAVLILGGFGGSAHAAAVLSLNSANGDVWDLQYRLKVLNYYQQPLDGKYGVSTAAAVRKFQQNYGLHADGKTGSQTWSALKKYSLNLNEMDTMARIIYSEARGEPYEGQVAVGAVVMNRIQSSKFPNNIRDIVFQPGAFTAVQDGQFWLKPNRTAYLAAFDAVRGWDPTHGSYYYFNPNTSTNSWIWSRPQTVKIGNHIFAK from the coding sequence ATGAAACAGCGTATCGGATTCGCCTTGCTTCTTGCCGTATTGATACTGGGCGGATTTGGCGGAAGCGCACATGCGGCCGCAGTATTAAGTCTGAATAGCGCCAACGGGGACGTTTGGGATTTGCAGTACCGTTTGAAGGTATTGAACTACTACCAGCAGCCTTTGGACGGCAAATACGGAGTGAGTACAGCCGCTGCGGTGCGAAAATTTCAGCAGAATTATGGTTTGCATGCCGACGGGAAAACCGGCAGCCAAACCTGGAGCGCTTTAAAGAAATACAGCTTAAACCTTAACGAAATGGATACAATGGCAAGAATTATATACAGCGAAGCACGCGGGGAACCTTATGAAGGACAAGTCGCCGTCGGAGCCGTCGTCATGAACCGGATTCAATCATCCAAATTTCCGAACAATATTCGTGACATCGTATTTCAACCCGGGGCGTTTACGGCTGTTCAAGACGGACAATTTTGGCTGAAACCCAATCGAACCGCTTATCTCGCGGCATTTGATGCCGTTCGGGGATGGGATCCGACCCACGGCTCGTATTATTATTTTAATCCAAACACGTCTACAAACTCATGGATTTGGTCACGGCCTCAAACCGTTAAAATTGGAAATCATATTTTTGCTAAATAA